In the Kitasatospora terrestris genome, one interval contains:
- a CDS encoding DUF2252 domain-containing protein: MAEPVRVREGYGRQARKQVPRSAHGEWEPAADRPDPVAVLEAQAATRLPELVPIRYGRMSASAFAFLRGAAAVMAADLASGPHTGLNVQLCGDAHLANFGVFGAPDRALLFDLNDFDETLPGPFEWDVKRLAASLAVAARENGADDEEGREVVLGAVRAYREGVRSLAEEGELAVWYRRIDAEQLLPLVGSGGQRRKIEAKLAAARRRDSLQAAGKLTEVVDGRRRFVDNPPLVQRTAVDPDELHAMLSDYRATLSDERGELLDRYDFVDAAMKVVGVGSVGTRCFVVLLRGRDEKDPLILQLKQAEASVLEAYLPPGGHDHHGRRVVAGQHLTQAAGDIFLGWMTAPGGRHFYWRQLRDMKGSAEVGTMSAGRLRAYAGLCGTALARAHARSGDRIAIAAYLGSSDTFDRAIARFALRYADLNAADHAALAAAAAAGRIHAETA, translated from the coding sequence ATGGCCGAGCCGGTGCGGGTACGCGAGGGGTACGGGCGGCAGGCGCGCAAGCAGGTGCCGCGCTCGGCACACGGCGAGTGGGAGCCCGCCGCCGACCGGCCCGACCCGGTCGCCGTGCTGGAGGCGCAGGCCGCCACCCGGCTGCCCGAGCTGGTCCCGATCCGGTACGGGCGGATGTCCGCCTCCGCCTTCGCCTTCCTGCGCGGCGCCGCTGCCGTGATGGCCGCCGACCTCGCCTCCGGCCCGCACACCGGGCTGAACGTCCAGCTCTGCGGGGACGCCCACCTGGCCAACTTCGGGGTGTTCGGCGCACCCGACCGGGCGCTGCTGTTCGACCTCAACGACTTCGACGAGACCCTGCCGGGCCCCTTCGAGTGGGACGTCAAACGGCTCGCCGCCAGCCTCGCCGTCGCCGCCCGGGAGAACGGCGCCGACGACGAGGAGGGCCGCGAGGTGGTGCTGGGCGCCGTCCGCGCCTACCGGGAGGGCGTGCGGAGCCTCGCCGAGGAGGGCGAACTCGCGGTCTGGTACCGGCGGATCGACGCCGAACAGCTGCTCCCGCTGGTCGGCTCCGGAGGCCAGCGCCGCAAGATCGAGGCCAAGCTCGCCGCCGCCCGCCGCCGCGACAGCCTGCAGGCCGCCGGCAAGCTCACCGAGGTGGTCGACGGACGCCGCCGTTTCGTCGACAACCCGCCGCTGGTCCAGCGCACCGCCGTGGACCCGGACGAGCTGCACGCGATGCTCTCCGACTACCGCGCCACCCTGTCCGACGAGCGCGGCGAGCTGCTCGACCGGTACGACTTCGTGGACGCCGCCATGAAGGTGGTGGGCGTCGGCAGTGTCGGCACCCGCTGCTTCGTCGTGCTGCTCCGGGGCCGCGACGAGAAGGACCCGCTGATCCTCCAGCTCAAGCAGGCCGAGGCGTCCGTCCTGGAGGCGTACCTGCCGCCCGGCGGCCACGACCACCACGGTCGGCGGGTGGTGGCCGGACAGCACCTCACCCAGGCCGCCGGCGACATCTTCCTCGGCTGGATGACCGCCCCCGGAGGCCGGCACTTCTACTGGCGCCAGCTGCGTGACATGAAGGGCTCCGCCGAGGTCGGCACCATGTCGGCGGGCCGCCTGCGCGCGTACGCCGGGCTCTGCGGCACCGCGCTGGCCCGCGCCCACGCCCGGTCCGGCGACCGGATCGCCATCGCCGCCTACCTCGGCTCCTCCGACACCTTCGACCGCGCGATCGCCCGCTTCGCGCTCCGCTACGCCGACCTCAACGCGGCCGACCACGCCGCACTCGCGGCCGCCGCCGCGGCGGGCCGGATCCACGCCGAGACCGCCTGA
- a CDS encoding polysaccharide deacetylase family protein → MRRARRRAADALLRHSPLQLAFRAASTRRLAVLAYHGVDDPVSFAAQLERLASTANPVSLAQVERAVTEGRPLPLRSVLVTFDDGDRSLLTHGLPALIRNRIPAAAYVIPQLIGSDQPFWWTEAAELAGSGGRTALGALAPGALVARLKRLPDAERLTALEELRATAAAPAPRTPQLTAQELFVLREGGVAIGNHTMTHPCLDRCADDTLRTEIAEAHTMLTGWLGAPPTTFAYPNGNHDPRAEQLLRELGYRLAFLFDHRHDRLLPASPLRISRLRVNSHTGRARFDTILSGLHPTVHRMRGGV, encoded by the coding sequence ATGCGCCGTGCCCGCAGGCGGGCGGCCGACGCGCTGCTGCGCCACTCACCACTTCAGCTCGCGTTCCGGGCCGCGTCCACCCGCCGATTGGCGGTACTCGCGTACCACGGGGTGGACGACCCGGTGAGCTTCGCCGCCCAGTTGGAGCGGCTGGCGAGCACCGCCAACCCCGTCTCGCTCGCCCAGGTCGAGCGCGCCGTCACCGAGGGTCGGCCGCTGCCCCTGCGCAGCGTCCTGGTGACCTTCGACGACGGCGACCGGTCGCTGCTCACCCACGGCCTGCCGGCCCTGATCCGCAACCGGATCCCGGCCGCGGCGTACGTCATCCCGCAACTGATCGGCAGCGACCAGCCGTTCTGGTGGACGGAGGCTGCCGAGCTGGCCGGCTCCGGCGGACGCACGGCCCTCGGCGCGCTCGCGCCGGGCGCCCTGGTCGCCCGCCTCAAGCGGCTCCCCGACGCCGAGCGGCTCACCGCGCTGGAGGAACTGCGCGCAACCGCCGCCGCCCCCGCGCCGCGCACCCCCCAACTCACCGCGCAGGAACTGTTCGTGCTCCGCGAGGGCGGCGTGGCGATCGGCAACCACACCATGACCCACCCCTGCCTCGACCGCTGCGCGGACGACACCCTGCGCACCGAGATCGCCGAGGCGCACACCATGCTCACCGGCTGGCTGGGTGCCCCGCCCACCACCTTCGCCTACCCGAACGGCAACCACGACCCGCGCGCCGAGCAGTTGCTGCGCGAACTCGGCTACCGGCTGGCCTTCCTGTTCGACCACCGGCACGACCGGCTGCTGCCCGCCTCGCCGCTGCGGATCAGCCGACTTCGGGTGAACTCGCACACCGGACGGGCCAGGTTCGACACCATTCTGTCCGGGCTGCACCCCACCGTGCACCGGATGCGCGGCGGGGTCTGA
- a CDS encoding GNAT family N-acetyltransferase, translating into MTAAPEIHTTPDLPAELVDGWRALVAADPGGSWFMTPDWVLSWWETLGAGRPAEIAVWRGADGRPEAVVPLLNTRLRLHPRAPLTVGCLTLLGSGPGAADHCGIPALPGRRAEVREFLAERARRATLWLPDLDPDQADLLPGHARPVARAACPRADLTAGADALGSRQFRSTVRRYGRKLAAAGVTFRWATPDQAGPDVLDRVLRLHRLRRAALGRPTTFDGQRRPLHARVIERAAASGSGGGPAFLLAEQEDRLVGALYGFRWGSGFSYYQIGWEPELAPLRLGTAVIDQAIRACADQGLHTFDFLRGTEPYKYRFGAVDRHDVSWLAPRGTSGALLDLKHRVRDGRPRAQSTTPST; encoded by the coding sequence GTGACCGCAGCACCGGAGATCCACACCACGCCCGACCTGCCCGCCGAACTCGTCGACGGCTGGCGGGCGCTGGTCGCCGCCGACCCGGGCGGCTCCTGGTTCATGACGCCCGACTGGGTGCTCTCCTGGTGGGAGACGCTCGGCGCGGGCCGGCCCGCCGAGATCGCCGTGTGGCGCGGCGCCGACGGCCGGCCGGAGGCGGTCGTCCCGCTGCTGAACACCCGGCTGCGGCTGCACCCGCGCGCACCGCTCACCGTTGGCTGCCTCACCCTGCTCGGCTCCGGACCCGGCGCCGCCGACCACTGCGGAATCCCCGCGCTGCCCGGACGCCGCGCAGAGGTCCGCGAGTTCCTCGCCGAACGGGCCCGGCGCGCCACCCTGTGGCTGCCCGACCTCGACCCGGACCAGGCCGACCTGCTGCCCGGCCACGCCCGCCCGGTCGCCCGCGCCGCCTGCCCCCGCGCCGACCTCACCGCGGGCGCGGACGCCCTCGGCTCCCGCCAGTTCCGATCCACCGTCCGCCGGTACGGGCGCAAGCTCGCCGCCGCCGGCGTCACCTTCCGCTGGGCCACCCCGGACCAGGCCGGGCCCGACGTCCTCGACCGGGTGCTGCGCCTGCACCGGCTGCGGCGTGCGGCGCTCGGCCGCCCCACCACCTTCGACGGGCAGCGCCGGCCCCTGCACGCCCGGGTGATCGAACGCGCAGCCGCCTCGGGCAGCGGCGGCGGACCGGCCTTCCTGCTCGCCGAACAGGAGGACCGGCTCGTCGGCGCCCTCTACGGGTTCCGCTGGGGCAGCGGCTTCTCCTACTACCAGATCGGCTGGGAGCCGGAGCTGGCCCCGCTGCGGCTCGGCACCGCCGTGATCGACCAGGCGATCCGCGCCTGCGCCGACCAGGGCCTGCACACCTTCGACTTCCTGCGCGGCACCGAACCGTACAAGTACCGCTTCGGCGCCGTCGACCGGCACGACGTCTCCTGGCTGGCCCCGCGCGGCACCTCCGGCGCGCTGCTCGACCTCAAGCACCGGGTGCGCGACGGCCGCCCCCGGGCTCAGTCGACGACGCCGTCCACGTAG
- a CDS encoding YchJ family protein — MSRRRRPTAPAPSPSPSPAAPEACPCGLPARYAECCGRLHRGEAQAATAELLMRSRFSAFAVHDEAYLLRSWAPETRPAEVDFDPELRWERLEVLGATEGGAFHTEGTVEFRAYYRVGREAGVLRENSHFRREAGAWVYVDGVVD; from the coding sequence ATGTCGCGACGTCGCAGGCCCACCGCCCCAGCTCCATCTCCTTCTCCCTCCCCCGCCGCTCCCGAGGCGTGCCCGTGCGGTCTGCCCGCGCGCTACGCGGAGTGCTGCGGCCGGCTGCACCGGGGCGAGGCGCAGGCGGCCACGGCGGAGCTGTTGATGCGGTCGCGGTTCAGCGCGTTCGCGGTGCACGACGAGGCGTACCTGCTGCGCAGCTGGGCGCCGGAGACCCGGCCGGCCGAGGTGGATTTCGACCCGGAGCTGCGCTGGGAGCGGCTGGAGGTGCTGGGCGCCACCGAGGGCGGCGCGTTCCACACCGAGGGCACGGTGGAGTTCCGCGCGTACTACCGGGTGGGCCGGGAGGCGGGGGTGCTGCGCGAGAACAGCCACTTCCGTCGCGAGGCCGGTGCGTGGGTCTACGTGGACGGCGTCGTCGACTGA
- a CDS encoding RNA-binding S4 domain-containing protein has product MATDETTARVDSWIWAVRLIKTRSAAGAACRGGHVKVNGDRAKPAQHVKPGDEVRVRVEGWERVVEVTRVISKRVGPPVAAECFVDQSPPRPPRTEVPAVAGLRDRGTGRPTKRDRRDLERLHGLRPS; this is encoded by the coding sequence ATGGCTACGGACGAGACCACGGCGCGGGTCGACAGTTGGATCTGGGCGGTGCGGCTGATCAAGACGCGATCGGCGGCCGGGGCGGCGTGCCGCGGCGGGCACGTGAAGGTGAACGGTGACCGGGCGAAGCCCGCGCAGCACGTCAAGCCCGGGGACGAGGTACGGGTCCGGGTCGAGGGCTGGGAGCGGGTGGTCGAGGTGACCCGGGTGATCAGCAAGCGGGTCGGCCCGCCGGTTGCCGCCGAGTGCTTCGTCGACCAGAGCCCGCCGCGGCCGCCCCGCACCGAGGTACCGGCGGTGGCCGGTCTGCGCGACCGGGGTACGGGCCGCCCGACCAAGCGTGACCGCCGCGACCTGGAGCGCCTGCACGGACTGCGCCCGTCCTGA
- a CDS encoding PadR family transcriptional regulator, with amino-acid sequence MSLPHAILTALLEKPSSGLELTRRFDKSIGFFWSATHQQIYRELGRLEQTGLIRALPQAADARGPRKEYEVLPAGREALAAWVGERQEPKPIRDPLLLRLRAAAVVGADGLGAELGRHLELHRRQLAEYREIEARDFPPERAGEENALHHLVLQGGIQLESFWTEWLAQAVATLGSGTASDLRE; translated from the coding sequence ATGTCGCTGCCGCACGCCATCCTGACCGCCCTGCTGGAGAAGCCGTCCTCGGGCCTGGAGCTGACGCGGCGGTTCGACAAGTCGATCGGCTTCTTCTGGTCGGCCACCCACCAGCAGATCTACCGTGAGCTGGGCCGGCTGGAGCAGACCGGCCTGATCCGCGCGCTCCCGCAGGCGGCGGACGCCCGCGGCCCGCGCAAGGAGTACGAGGTGCTGCCCGCCGGCCGTGAGGCGCTGGCGGCGTGGGTGGGGGAGCGGCAGGAGCCCAAGCCGATCCGGGACCCGCTGCTGTTGCGGCTGCGCGCCGCCGCCGTGGTGGGTGCCGACGGGCTCGGTGCGGAGCTGGGCCGCCACCTGGAACTGCACCGGCGCCAGCTCGCCGAGTACCGGGAGATCGAGGCCCGCGACTTCCCGCCGGAACGTGCCGGGGAGGAGAACGCCCTGCACCACCTGGTCCTGCAGGGCGGTATCCAGCTGGAGTCGTTCTGGACCGAGTGGCTGGCCCAGGCGGTCGCCACCCTCGGCTCCGGGACCGCCTCCGACCTCAGGGAATAG
- a CDS encoding LLM class flavin-dependent oxidoreductase produces the protein MQFGIFSVGDVTTDPTTGRTPTEHERIKAMVAIALKAEEVGLDVFATGEHHNPPFVPSSPTTMLGYIAARTERLILSTSTTLITTNDPVKIAEDFAMLQHLAEGRVDVMMGRGNTGPVYPWFGQDIRQGIPLAIENYALLHQLWREENVDWRGRFRTPLQSFTSTPRPLDDTPPFVWHGSIRSPEIAEQAAYYGDGFFANNIFWPKEHFQKLIELYRERYAHYGHGTPEQAIVGLGGQVFMRKNSQDAVREFRPYFDNAPVYGHGPSLEEFTDQTPLTVGSPQEVIEKTLTFRESFGDYQRQLFLMDHAGLPLKTVLEQLDLLGEEVVPVLRQEFAKNRPAEVPDGPTHAARLAATRTGSAASAGEAVAESAAGSVAGSVAGSVAAGAAEVAK, from the coding sequence GTGCAGTTCGGGATCTTCAGCGTCGGCGACGTGACCACCGACCCCACCACCGGTCGGACCCCGACCGAGCACGAGCGGATCAAGGCGATGGTGGCCATCGCCCTCAAGGCCGAGGAGGTCGGCCTCGACGTCTTCGCCACCGGCGAGCACCACAACCCGCCGTTCGTGCCGTCCTCGCCCACCACCATGCTCGGGTACATCGCCGCCCGCACCGAGCGCCTGATCCTCTCCACCTCCACCACCCTGATCACCACCAACGACCCGGTGAAGATCGCCGAGGACTTCGCGATGCTCCAGCACCTCGCCGAGGGCCGGGTCGACGTGATGATGGGCCGCGGGAACACCGGCCCCGTCTACCCGTGGTTCGGGCAGGACATCCGCCAGGGCATCCCGCTCGCGATCGAGAACTACGCGCTGCTGCACCAGCTGTGGCGCGAGGAGAACGTCGACTGGCGGGGCCGCTTCCGCACGCCCCTGCAGTCCTTCACCTCCACCCCGCGCCCGCTCGACGACACCCCGCCGTTCGTCTGGCACGGCTCGATCCGCTCGCCGGAGATCGCCGAGCAGGCCGCGTACTACGGTGACGGCTTCTTCGCCAACAACATCTTCTGGCCCAAGGAGCACTTCCAGAAGCTGATCGAGCTGTACCGCGAGCGGTACGCCCACTACGGCCACGGCACGCCCGAGCAGGCGATCGTCGGCCTCGGAGGCCAGGTGTTCATGCGCAAGAACTCGCAGGACGCGGTGCGCGAGTTCCGTCCCTACTTCGACAACGCCCCCGTCTACGGCCACGGGCCCTCGCTGGAGGAGTTCACCGACCAGACCCCGCTCACCGTCGGCAGCCCGCAGGAGGTCATCGAGAAGACGCTGACCTTCCGCGAGTCCTTCGGCGACTACCAGCGCCAGCTGTTCCTGATGGACCACGCCGGCCTGCCGCTGAAGACGGTGCTCGAGCAGCTGGACCTGCTCGGTGAGGAGGTCGTGCCGGTGCTGCGCCAGGAGTTCGCCAAGAACCGCCCGGCCGAGGTGCCCGACGGCCCGACCCACGCTGCCCGCCTTGCCGCGACGCGTACCGGCTCGGCCGCCTCGGCCGGTGAGGCCGTTGCCGAGTCCGCGGCTGGGTCGGTTGCCGGGTCGGTTGCCGGGTCGGTCGCTGCTGGAGCGGCGGAGGTGGCGAAGTGA
- a CDS encoding FMN reductase, with amino-acid sequence MSALKLAVVTAGLSVPSSTRLLADRLSDAVARELRDGGREVEVTVVELRDLARDIADNLVTGFPGPALRRAIEAVERADGVIAVSPIFSASYSGLFKSFVDVLDRDALTGTPVLIAATGGTARHSLALEHAMRPLFAYLRSVVAPTAVYAASEDWGSAGTADGGLAARIARAAGELAELMAHRPQTSGRVTETVVPFEQQLAALRNG; translated from the coding sequence GTGAGCGCGCTGAAGCTGGCGGTGGTGACGGCCGGGTTGTCCGTCCCGTCCTCCACCCGGCTGCTGGCCGACCGCCTGTCCGACGCCGTCGCGCGCGAACTGCGCGACGGCGGCCGGGAGGTGGAGGTCACCGTGGTCGAACTCCGCGACCTCGCCCGAGACATCGCCGACAACCTGGTGACCGGCTTCCCCGGCCCGGCGCTGCGCCGCGCGATCGAGGCGGTGGAACGGGCGGACGGTGTGATCGCCGTCTCGCCGATCTTCAGCGCCTCGTACAGCGGCCTGTTCAAGTCCTTCGTCGACGTGCTCGACCGGGACGCGCTGACCGGCACCCCGGTGCTGATCGCCGCGACCGGCGGCACCGCCCGCCACTCGCTCGCCCTGGAGCACGCGATGCGGCCGCTCTTCGCGTACCTGCGGTCAGTGGTCGCGCCGACGGCCGTGTACGCGGCGTCCGAGGACTGGGGCTCGGCCGGCACCGCGGACGGCGGGCTGGCCGCCCGGATCGCCCGGGCGGCGGGCGAACTCGCCGAGCTGATGGCCCACCGGCCGCAGACGTCCGGCCGGGTCACCGAGACGGTGGTCCCGTTCGAGCAGCAGCTGGCCGCCCTGCGGAACGGCTGA
- a CDS encoding GNAT family N-acetyltransferase, whose protein sequence is MEPRVSDNPELSRFEIHTDEGLAGFAEYHLSEGELAFIHTEIDPQFEGRGLGGRLARAALDAARERGLAVLPYCPFIRAWIGKHPEYTDLVPADRRGRFGF, encoded by the coding sequence ATGGAACCCCGCGTCAGCGACAACCCGGAGCTGTCCCGCTTCGAGATCCACACCGACGAAGGCCTGGCTGGCTTCGCCGAGTACCACCTCTCCGAGGGGGAACTGGCGTTCATCCACACCGAGATCGACCCGCAGTTCGAGGGCCGCGGACTCGGTGGGCGGCTCGCCCGCGCCGCCCTGGACGCCGCCCGCGAACGCGGCCTCGCCGTGCTTCCGTACTGCCCGTTCATCCGCGCCTGGATCGGCAAGCACCCCGAGTACACCGACCTGGTGCCGGCCGATCGGCGCGGCCGATTCGGCTTCTGA